The proteins below are encoded in one region of Candidatus Saccharimonadales bacterium:
- a CDS encoding prolyl oligopeptidase family serine peptidase yields MRYPKTPKRPAVDKLHGREVTDDYRWLEKADSSEVLSWVKQQNELTQEYFSSTVVEEIYEELLQEHDVFSRGVPYRCGVRYYWYERQPGQQHPVLFSALDPRDETDKQVVFDVNLFSEDGSIAATFFQLSRNGRSAVYALQEKGSEYDRVFIRDLVSGEDAEFYHGRVFSMDWCEDERGFYYMCSNYQAQGGDETDESHYQQIYYHRLGEPRGDDKLIFDAHSQQLPKDAWLDAHDSQDGRYVAINAGVGWSEQHVFLHDRESATTVELLPELDARSSLVLLDNYIYLDTDYRANNRRLLRLPVEEAGARIEEWEEFVPEDSSRLLDDWTVTQDEILLCYTHNAVDQVERVKRSDGEKIGSLDIPSLSSIGSLATHRDDSDFYYSVTTFFTPSTEYLFNSKAQTSELFYADPRSLDASRYVAEQRWYTSKDGTQVPLFFVAPKDYQNRTDNPVLLTGYGGFATSINPNYVGSLKPWLERSGIIVEPNLRGGGEFGEEWHQAGMRANKQNTFDDFIAAAEYLIDAGVTQPERLIIEGGSNGGLLIGAVITQRPDLFRAAVCAVPLLDMYRYHKFLLAHRWTHEYGHPDKKTEFNWLSGYSPYHQVDDKQLYPSLFLTAGINDSRVHPLHAWKMAAKLQNGHSDNFVLLKTDMAAGHGSGRGFYQAVRDAAEETAFMIDQARLKGAEDLK; encoded by the coding sequence ATGCGTTATCCTAAAACACCAAAGCGTCCGGCAGTAGACAAGCTGCACGGTCGTGAAGTCACGGATGATTACCGCTGGCTGGAGAAGGCCGACAGCTCTGAGGTCTTGTCCTGGGTAAAACAGCAGAACGAGTTAACCCAAGAATATTTCAGCTCTACGGTGGTGGAGGAGATATATGAAGAGTTGCTCCAAGAGCACGATGTCTTTTCGCGCGGTGTACCTTACCGCTGCGGCGTACGTTACTACTGGTATGAGCGTCAGCCCGGTCAGCAGCACCCGGTACTTTTTTCTGCGCTAGACCCGCGCGATGAGACTGATAAGCAGGTGGTGTTTGATGTCAATCTATTTAGTGAGGACGGCTCGATTGCAGCTACTTTCTTTCAGTTGTCACGAAATGGCCGCTCCGCCGTTTATGCCCTGCAGGAGAAGGGCAGTGAGTACGATCGGGTCTTTATCCGTGACTTAGTTAGTGGTGAGGATGCGGAGTTTTATCATGGTCGTGTCTTCTCTATGGACTGGTGCGAGGATGAACGCGGTTTTTACTATATGTGCAGCAACTATCAAGCCCAGGGCGGAGATGAAACCGATGAGTCACACTATCAACAGATTTACTACCATCGCTTAGGCGAGCCACGCGGAGACGACAAGCTTATCTTTGACGCTCACTCTCAACAACTACCTAAAGACGCCTGGTTGGATGCCCACGATTCACAGGATGGTCGCTATGTAGCCATCAATGCCGGGGTTGGCTGGAGCGAACAGCACGTGTTTTTGCATGATAGAGAATCAGCTACGACCGTAGAATTACTGCCAGAGCTTGATGCTCGATCTTCGCTTGTACTACTGGACAACTATATTTACCTTGATACCGATTATCGAGCTAATAACCGCCGTCTGCTTCGCCTCCCGGTTGAAGAGGCTGGCGCTAGGATTGAGGAGTGGGAGGAATTTGTACCTGAAGACTCCAGCCGCCTATTAGATGACTGGACTGTTACGCAAGATGAGATCCTGCTCTGCTATACCCATAATGCGGTCGATCAGGTCGAGCGAGTTAAAAGAAGTGACGGTGAGAAGATCGGCAGCCTAGACATTCCGTCCTTATCAAGTATCGGCTCTCTCGCTACACACCGTGACGATAGCGACTTTTACTATTCCGTCACTACATTTTTTACTCCTAGCACCGAGTATCTTTTTAATTCTAAAGCTCAAACCTCTGAACTATTCTACGCTGATCCGCGCAGTTTGGACGCAAGTAGATATGTAGCCGAACAGCGTTGGTACACTTCAAAGGATGGCACACAGGTACCTCTCTTCTTTGTGGCACCAAAAGATTATCAAAATCGAACTGACAATCCGGTACTACTTACCGGTTACGGCGGCTTTGCTACCAGTATAAACCCCAACTATGTCGGCTCACTGAAGCCATGGCTGGAGCGCAGCGGTATCATCGTCGAGCCAAATCTACGTGGTGGCGGGGAGTTTGGTGAGGAGTGGCACCAGGCTGGTATGCGGGCTAATAAGCAGAATACCTTTGATGATTTCATCGCTGCTGCAGAGTACCTGATCGATGCCGGGGTTACTCAGCCTGAGCGTTTAATTATCGAAGGTGGTAGCAATGGCGGCTTATTGATAGGTGCAGTAATCACCCAGCGACCTGATCTCTTTCGAGCGGCTGTCTGTGCAGTGCCTTTGCTTGATATGTATCGCTACCATAAGTTTTTACTGGCGCACCGCTGGACTCATGAGTACGGTCATCCGGATAAGAAAACCGAGTTTAACTGGCTGAGTGGATATAGCCCATATCATCAAGTGGATGATAAACAGCTGTATCCCAGTCTGTTCCTAACTGCCGGAATTAACGATAGTCGGGTGCATCCGCTACATGCTTGGAAGATGGCAGCTAAGCTGCAGAATGGTCATTCCGATAACTTCGTACTACTTAAAACCGATATGGCCGCCGGCCACGGTTCGGGTAGAGGTTTCTATCAGGCGGTCCGCGATGCAGCGGAAGAAACAGCCTTCATGATAGATCAAGCCCGCCTTAAGGGCGCTGAGGATTTGAAATAA
- the rpmG gene encoding 50S ribosomal protein L33: MAKKKGARRIIAMECIESGHRSYTTTKNFQNTEDRLELRKFNPMLRRHTIYRESKKKLH; the protein is encoded by the coding sequence ATGGCTAAGAAAAAGGGTGCACGGCGGATTATCGCGATGGAATGTATCGAATCCGGACACCGCAGCTACACTACAACTAAGAATTTCCAGAATACGGAAGACCGTTTAGAACTGCGGAAGTTTAACCCTATGCTGCGTCGCCATACGATCTATCGCGAGTCAAAGAAGAAGCTACATTAG
- a CDS encoding ABC transporter ATP-binding protein, whose amino-acid sequence MWRLDKKLFIFSSSIYAFQGLTPILIAFLTGQLIDFTIAASAGTAGLMLPLSMLAALAATQVLFSHSFNMQYYITIRLRKVFSMYLAEKVFDKFQQLDHNHYEDSTFNKLANKITYNVNVISLVPERTLQLLTRVLQLVATTLAIIVLSPSIVLLLFVSIIPLVVTLMKTARARWQVWDWIDNELRLRNYLGRTLQNVDEVNELKIFKLSTYFRALWRKYYSRTEDARIDVERHSQKRLLGSSVFEGLIQFGIGAILLLRVVRNAAFSLGDFEFYRRLVADFSNASGQMASGFQSLSESNLFLHDYRDFIALKPQVKHSKKPTHINEKVTPRIEFRDVGFKYPKSNKYVLRHLNMIIEPGDDIALVGANGAGKTTIIKLLMRFYDVSEGEILVDNINIRDTDISQWYKQVGALFQQFNKYPYLKVKRSIGVGDVARVDDIEGIQAASEKAGAHAYIDKLPHKYDTVLTKVFDDGTDLSGGEWQRVALARAFFRDANILILDEPTSAVDAKAEYEIFERINATQKEKTTIIISHRFSTVRNADKIYVIDDGKIVEAGSHEELMKQSGMYHELFETQAQGYR is encoded by the coding sequence ATGTGGAGACTTGATAAGAAGCTATTCATATTCTCTAGCTCCATTTATGCGTTTCAGGGCTTAACCCCAATACTCATCGCATTCTTAACTGGTCAGCTTATCGATTTTACTATAGCTGCCTCTGCGGGCACGGCCGGACTAATGCTGCCGTTATCTATGCTAGCAGCGCTAGCAGCTACCCAAGTATTGTTTTCACACAGCTTTAATATGCAATACTACATAACGATTAGACTCAGAAAAGTCTTCAGTATGTATTTAGCCGAGAAAGTTTTTGATAAGTTCCAACAACTTGATCATAATCATTATGAAGACTCAACATTCAACAAGCTAGCAAATAAGATTACCTATAACGTTAATGTGATTTCACTAGTACCAGAACGTACACTGCAGTTATTAACACGGGTCTTGCAGCTTGTGGCTACCACGCTCGCTATTATAGTATTGAGCCCGTCAATAGTTCTGCTGCTGTTTGTTAGCATCATACCGCTTGTCGTTACTCTCATGAAAACAGCTCGAGCTCGATGGCAGGTATGGGACTGGATAGATAACGAATTGCGCTTGCGCAACTATTTGGGCCGTACGCTCCAGAATGTTGATGAAGTGAACGAACTAAAGATTTTTAAGCTCTCAACATACTTTCGAGCTTTATGGCGGAAATACTATAGTCGTACCGAAGACGCCCGGATCGATGTCGAGCGTCATTCTCAGAAACGACTGCTAGGTTCGAGCGTCTTTGAGGGCCTGATTCAGTTTGGAATCGGTGCTATTCTGTTGCTACGAGTAGTTCGGAACGCCGCCTTCTCGCTCGGGGACTTCGAATTCTATAGACGATTGGTAGCTGACTTCTCGAATGCTAGCGGCCAGATGGCAAGCGGGTTTCAGTCATTAAGCGAATCAAATCTTTTTTTGCACGACTATCGTGATTTCATAGCACTCAAGCCTCAAGTCAAACATTCCAAAAAACCAACTCATATTAATGAGAAGGTGACACCAAGAATTGAGTTTCGTGATGTCGGCTTTAAGTATCCAAAATCAAATAAGTATGTCCTGCGTCACTTAAACATGATCATTGAGCCGGGTGATGACATTGCGCTGGTAGGAGCTAATGGAGCCGGCAAAACTACCATCATTAAGCTTTTAATGCGGTTTTATGACGTGAGTGAGGGCGAGATATTAGTAGACAATATCAATATTCGTGATACCGACATTTCACAATGGTATAAGCAGGTCGGGGCTTTATTTCAACAATTCAACAAGTACCCCTACCTCAAGGTAAAACGTAGTATCGGTGTTGGAGATGTGGCGCGTGTAGATGATATCGAAGGTATACAAGCGGCCAGCGAAAAGGCTGGCGCACATGCATATATAGATAAACTTCCCCATAAATACGATACCGTTCTGACTAAAGTATTTGACGATGGCACCGATTTATCAGGAGGGGAGTGGCAGAGAGTCGCCTTGGCGCGAGCTTTCTTCCGGGATGCAAATATCTTAATCTTAGATGAACCGACAAGTGCCGTTGATGCGAAGGCAGAGTATGAGATATTTGAGCGAATTAACGCTACTCAAAAGGAGAAGACGACCATTATTATTTCTCATCGCTTCTCTACGGTTCGAAATGCCGATAAGATATACGTGATAGATGATGGTAAGATTGTTGAGGCGGGTAGTCACGAGGAGTTGATGAAGCAATCGGGTATGTATCACGAGCTGTTCGAGACACAAGCTCAGGGCTACAGGTAG